The following are encoded in a window of Aromatoleum petrolei genomic DNA:
- a CDS encoding MBL fold metallo-hydrolase has protein sequence MYKSLQRILAVSAALFALAPAAPVLADAPMVKTQAPGYYRTMVGQFEVTALYDGAIELDTKLLKNAEPEDLNRMLARGFVGNPKMQTAVNAYLVNTGGNLILVDAGAAKLFGPALGFVVDNLRAAGYEPAQVDTIILTHMHPDHIGGLGDPAAPPVFPNANVYVSVLDNDFWLSPEAAAAAKPEMQDFFRMARDIAAPYQARGKWRTFADGTEIATGVRAVKAHGHTPGHSAISIESSGQKLLIWGDIVHSHAVQFALPGVSIEFDFDQTQAIATRRSLMYSLAASKTLVAGMHLPFPGIGHVRADGKGVYAWVPIEYSPLPKPAQ, from the coding sequence ATGTACAAGAGCCTCCAGCGAATCCTCGCGGTGAGTGCAGCGCTGTTCGCCCTTGCGCCGGCCGCCCCGGTGCTGGCGGATGCCCCCATGGTGAAGACCCAGGCTCCGGGCTACTACCGGACCATGGTCGGCCAGTTCGAAGTCACCGCGCTGTATGACGGTGCGATCGAACTCGACACCAAATTGCTCAAGAACGCCGAACCGGAAGACCTCAACCGGATGCTGGCGCGCGGTTTCGTCGGCAACCCGAAGATGCAGACTGCGGTGAATGCCTACCTGGTCAACACCGGGGGCAACCTGATCCTGGTTGACGCCGGTGCGGCGAAGCTCTTCGGCCCCGCGCTCGGCTTCGTCGTCGACAACCTCAGAGCCGCCGGCTACGAGCCCGCGCAGGTCGACACCATCATCCTGACGCACATGCACCCCGACCACATTGGCGGCCTTGGCGATCCGGCGGCTCCGCCCGTCTTCCCGAATGCCAACGTGTACGTGTCCGTGCTCGACAACGACTTCTGGCTGTCACCGGAAGCGGCCGCAGCAGCCAAGCCCGAGATGCAGGATTTCTTCCGCATGGCCCGCGACATCGCCGCGCCCTACCAGGCACGGGGCAAGTGGCGCACCTTCGCCGACGGCACCGAGATCGCAACCGGCGTGCGCGCGGTCAAGGCCCACGGCCACACGCCGGGGCACAGCGCGATCTCCATCGAGTCGTCGGGCCAAAAGTTGCTGATCTGGGGCGACATCGTGCACTCGCACGCGGTCCAGTTCGCGCTGCCGGGCGTCTCGATCGAGTTCGACTTCGACCAGACCCAGGCGATCGCGACCCGTCGCAGCCTCATGTATTCGCTGGCCGCAAGCAAGACCCTGGTTGCGGGCATGCACCTGCCCTTCCCTGGCATCGGCCACGTGCGCGCCGACGGCAAGGGCGTCTATGCGTGGGTGCCGATCGAGTATTCACCGCTCCCCAAGCCGGCGCAGTGA
- a CDS encoding cation:proton antiporter, producing MTNAQWFLLVGSLLLAMGLTSSALKRLPVTSAIIYLAVGMLVGPTVLSLFHFNPLKESGLLEILTEAAALISLYAAGVKMPVPFSMARWRTPVLLAFVSMAITVGLVAVFAHYVLGLSLGAAILLGAIVAPTDPVLATEVQIRHPGDRDRLRFTLTCEAGMNDGSAFPFVMLGLGLLGLHELGEMGTRWLLVDVVWATAAGIALGAAAGSSLAHLAHRLRSRRSEHGLLDDFLGLGLIALVYGLSLLINAWGFLAVFFAAVALRQTERKLAGAGPDVPERLLAYDSPERDEDTPAATVSEGSLVFKEHLERLSEVVLILLIGGTLFVDSWSWRAVSLALFLFLVARPVSVFVGLAGTRTLWNAKALAGWFGVRGIGSLYYLMYAIQHGLPEKLALELIHMTLIVVTLSILCHGISVKPLMERFWSER from the coding sequence ATGACTAACGCACAGTGGTTCCTGCTGGTGGGCAGCCTTTTGCTCGCGATGGGTCTGACTTCCTCGGCCCTCAAGCGCTTGCCGGTCACCAGCGCGATCATCTACCTCGCGGTCGGCATGCTGGTCGGGCCGACCGTGCTGAGCCTCTTTCACTTCAATCCGCTCAAGGAATCGGGGCTCCTTGAGATCCTCACCGAGGCGGCGGCGCTGATCTCCTTGTATGCGGCGGGCGTCAAGATGCCCGTTCCCTTTAGCATGGCGAGGTGGCGCACGCCGGTGCTGCTCGCGTTCGTTTCGATGGCCATCACGGTTGGCCTGGTGGCCGTCTTCGCCCATTACGTGCTGGGGCTGTCGCTTGGCGCGGCGATCCTGCTCGGCGCAATCGTCGCGCCGACCGATCCGGTGCTGGCGACCGAGGTGCAGATCCGCCATCCGGGCGATCGCGATCGCCTGCGCTTCACGCTAACCTGCGAAGCAGGGATGAATGACGGGAGCGCGTTTCCCTTCGTGATGCTCGGTCTCGGCCTGCTCGGCCTGCACGAACTGGGGGAGATGGGCACCCGGTGGCTGCTGGTCGATGTCGTGTGGGCCACCGCTGCCGGGATAGCGCTCGGTGCGGCTGCCGGCTCGAGCCTCGCCCATCTTGCGCACCGACTGCGCAGCCGCCGCTCCGAGCACGGCCTGCTCGACGATTTCCTGGGCTTGGGCCTGATCGCGTTGGTGTATGGCCTCAGCCTGCTGATCAATGCGTGGGGCTTCCTCGCTGTGTTCTTCGCAGCGGTCGCGCTGCGTCAGACCGAGCGCAAGCTCGCCGGGGCCGGGCCGGACGTGCCGGAGCGGCTGCTGGCTTACGACAGCCCAGAGCGCGACGAAGACACCCCCGCGGCGACGGTCAGCGAGGGCTCGCTGGTGTTCAAGGAGCACCTCGAGCGCCTGTCGGAGGTCGTGCTCATCCTGCTGATCGGCGGGACCCTGTTCGTTGATTCGTGGAGCTGGCGTGCCGTGTCACTGGCGCTGTTCCTGTTCCTCGTCGCCCGTCCCGTGAGCGTGTTCGTCGGGTTGGCGGGAACGCGTACGCTCTGGAATGCCAAGGCACTCGCCGGCTGGTTCGGGGTGCGCGGGATCGGCTCCCTGTATTACCTGATGTACGCCATCCAGCACGGCCTGCCGGAAAAGCTGGCGCTCGAGCTGATCCACATGACACTGATCGTCGTCACCCTGTCGATCCTGTGCCACGGGATCAGCGTCAAGCCGCTGATGGAGCGTTTCTGGTCGGAGCGCTGA
- a CDS encoding ABC transporter ATP-binding protein: protein MLEIDDLRKGLGAAGARVLFEGLSLRVQRGECVAVMGESGVGKSTLLNCMAGLEAVDGGSIRLDGTELVGLDDDALAGLRRRRFGFVFQAFHILPHLDVAQNVALPLWLLDVEGVEADRRARAMLERVGLLDRARDWPRELSGGELQRVAIARALVHRPSLVLADEPTGNLDPGRAASVLDLLLECIRDAGAMGILVTHSHAAALRADRILRLSAGGLVPSGELT from the coding sequence ATGCTGGAAATCGACGATTTGAGGAAGGGACTCGGGGCCGCTGGCGCGCGCGTGCTGTTCGAGGGGCTGTCGCTGCGCGTGCAGCGCGGCGAGTGCGTGGCAGTGATGGGCGAGTCCGGGGTCGGCAAATCGACCCTGCTCAACTGCATGGCCGGGCTGGAGGCCGTCGATGGCGGGAGCATCCGTCTCGACGGAACCGAGCTCGTCGGGCTGGACGACGACGCCCTGGCCGGATTGCGCCGGCGGCGCTTCGGCTTTGTTTTTCAGGCCTTCCACATCCTCCCGCACCTCGATGTGGCCCAGAACGTCGCCCTGCCGCTGTGGCTGCTCGACGTCGAGGGCGTCGAAGCCGACCGGCGCGCCCGTGCGATGCTGGAGCGGGTCGGACTCCTCGACCGTGCCCGAGACTGGCCGCGTGAGCTTTCCGGTGGAGAACTGCAACGCGTGGCGATTGCCCGCGCGCTGGTCCATCGACCGTCGCTGGTGCTCGCCGACGAGCCGACCGGCAACCTCGATCCCGGGCGCGCGGCGAGCGTGCTGGACCTGCTGCTGGAATGCATTCGCGACGCGGGGGCGATGGGTATCCTGGTGACGCATTCGCATGCCGCGGCCTTGCGTGCCGATCGTATTCTGCGCCTCAGCGCGGGCGGTCTCGTGCCGAGCGGCGAACTCACGTGA
- a CDS encoding ABC transporter permease, with product MSQVLGRVFIGSLARRRLATALSLFAIALGVALGLAVQIIHAAALEEFGRGMRLLAGEADLQVAGSREGFDDVLYSRLAMREEVSDASPVVELEVRLPSHERSLALYGIDALRVAHVHPALMPQSDEARREGAALDVLQHDALFLSPAAQAELGVAPGDRLDVVAAARVVSLRVAGAVPGAGQGRALAVMDIAAAQQLFGRVGRITRIDLSLKDGIDIPAARDALAADLPPGVEVLTPRAAEELAAGLSRAYRVNLTMLATIALVTGGFLVFSTQFLAVARRRKEFAFLRALGMDRAALMRGLLVEGAVVGLAGGLLGIALGHGIAAIAFDVAGGDLGAGYFKAVSPALRFDPVASGAYLILGVLAGLAGAWLPAREARRMIPARALKSGDEAVMFRFRAHPLGASACLAGAAALCLLPPLGGVPVFGYLAVALILVGAVLVLPILVQGFARIASRLRRPLWRLANARLAAAPGQGVVAGAGVVASVALAVAMAIMVASFRDSVDRWLTAVLPADLYVSASPLGTSGFLEPAILERIATLAGVSRTMPLRFDTLRLDDERFPVSLIARPVDGGRLLPLVGPATPIPAGERPAWVSEAMADLFALAAGDALVLPLGGKPVAFRIAGVWRDYARQQGAVAIELADYRAVTGDLVANDVGVILAEGASFDTVAAAVRDIVGENTVRIASPGEIRARSLAIFDRTFLVTYAMEAVAVLIGLFGVSTSFAVLAIVRRKEFGMLRHLGMTRSEVGRLITLEGVLTAAAGTSLGLAAGAAVAVVLIEVVNRQSFHWSMDLNLPIGGLLVFAATVIALAGLAARVSGHQAMRGSAVLAVREDW from the coding sequence GTGAGCCAGGTGCTCGGCCGGGTCTTCATCGGCAGCCTCGCGCGTCGCCGTCTCGCAACGGCACTATCGCTGTTTGCGATCGCCCTGGGCGTCGCCCTCGGCCTGGCTGTGCAGATCATCCACGCTGCGGCACTCGAAGAATTCGGTCGTGGCATGCGCCTGCTTGCCGGCGAGGCGGACCTGCAGGTAGCCGGATCGCGCGAGGGCTTCGATGATGTGCTTTACAGCCGCCTCGCGATGCGCGAAGAGGTGTCCGATGCCAGTCCCGTTGTGGAGCTCGAGGTCCGCCTGCCGTCGCACGAGCGCTCGCTCGCCCTCTACGGCATCGATGCCCTGCGTGTTGCGCACGTCCATCCGGCCCTGATGCCGCAATCCGATGAGGCGCGGCGCGAAGGCGCGGCGCTCGACGTGCTGCAGCACGACGCGCTTTTCCTGAGCCCTGCCGCCCAGGCCGAGCTCGGTGTTGCGCCCGGCGATCGGTTGGATGTCGTCGCTGCCGCGCGAGTCGTGTCGCTGCGAGTGGCTGGTGCGGTCCCCGGCGCGGGGCAGGGCAGGGCGCTGGCCGTCATGGATATCGCTGCGGCCCAGCAGCTCTTCGGCCGGGTGGGGCGCATCACGCGCATCGACCTCAGCCTGAAGGACGGTATCGACATTCCAGCGGCGCGCGATGCGCTTGCGGCCGACCTGCCCCCGGGCGTCGAAGTGCTCACCCCGCGTGCCGCCGAGGAACTGGCGGCAGGCCTCTCGCGCGCCTACCGCGTGAATCTCACGATGCTGGCCACGATCGCCCTCGTCACCGGCGGTTTCCTCGTCTTTTCCACCCAGTTCCTTGCCGTGGCTCGCCGTCGCAAGGAATTCGCCTTCCTGCGCGCGTTGGGAATGGACCGCGCTGCGCTGATGCGCGGATTGCTCGTCGAAGGCGCCGTCGTCGGGCTCGCGGGTGGCCTGCTCGGGATTGCCCTCGGGCATGGGATCGCCGCCATCGCTTTCGACGTCGCGGGCGGGGATCTCGGCGCAGGCTACTTCAAAGCGGTAAGCCCAGCGCTGCGCTTCGACCCGGTGGCAAGCGGCGCTTATCTTATCCTCGGCGTCCTCGCCGGACTGGCGGGGGCGTGGCTGCCGGCGCGCGAGGCGCGGCGCATGATCCCCGCACGTGCGCTCAAGTCCGGTGACGAAGCTGTAATGTTCCGCTTCCGCGCGCATCCGCTTGGCGCATCCGCCTGCCTCGCGGGCGCTGCGGCGCTGTGCCTGTTGCCGCCGCTCGGCGGGGTGCCGGTATTCGGCTACCTTGCCGTCGCCCTCATCCTGGTTGGTGCCGTGCTGGTGCTGCCGATCCTCGTGCAGGGCTTCGCGCGCATCGCATCCCGCCTGCGCCGGCCCCTCTGGAGACTGGCGAACGCACGCCTCGCGGCCGCGCCCGGGCAGGGCGTCGTCGCTGGCGCCGGGGTGGTGGCGAGCGTCGCGCTCGCGGTCGCCATGGCAATCATGGTTGCCTCCTTCCGCGATTCGGTCGATCGCTGGCTCACCGCCGTGTTGCCCGCCGATCTCTACGTGAGCGCCTCCCCATTGGGAACCAGCGGCTTCCTCGAGCCGGCGATACTGGAGCGGATTGCGACCCTTGCGGGCGTGTCGCGAACGATGCCGCTGCGCTTCGACACGCTGCGGCTGGACGACGAGCGTTTCCCGGTGTCCCTGATCGCGCGTCCGGTGGACGGCGGTCGACTGCTTCCCTTGGTCGGCCCGGCGACGCCCATTCCCGCAGGGGAGAGGCCGGCGTGGGTATCGGAGGCGATGGCCGACCTCTTCGCGCTCGCGGCCGGCGACGCCCTGGTCCTGCCGCTGGGCGGGAAACCGGTGGCTTTCCGCATCGCCGGGGTGTGGCGCGATTACGCCCGGCAACAAGGCGCGGTCGCGATCGAACTGGCGGACTACCGTGCGGTCACCGGCGACCTCGTCGCGAACGACGTCGGCGTCATTCTTGCCGAGGGCGCATCCTTCGATACGGTCGCAGCCGCGGTTCGCGACATCGTCGGCGAGAACACCGTGCGGATCGCGAGCCCCGGAGAGATCCGCGCGCGCAGTCTCGCGATCTTCGATCGCACCTTCCTCGTTACCTACGCGATGGAGGCGGTCGCCGTGCTCATCGGACTGTTCGGCGTCAGCACCAGTTTCGCCGTGCTGGCGATCGTACGGCGCAAGGAATTCGGCATGCTGCGGCATCTTGGAATGACGCGCAGCGAGGTCGGCCGGCTGATCACGCTCGAGGGTGTGCTCACGGCTGCGGCAGGCACCTCTCTCGGCCTGGCGGCGGGCGCCGCGGTTGCAGTGGTCCTGATCGAGGTCGTCAATCGCCAGAGTTTCCACTGGAGCATGGACTTGAACCTTCCAATCGGCGGCTTGCTGGTATTTGCCGCCACCGTGATCGCCCTTGCGGGGCTCGCCGCGCGCGTTTCCGGCCATCAGGCGATGCGCGGTTCCGCAGTGCTGGCTGTGCGGGAGGACTGGTGA
- a CDS encoding CHASE domain-containing protein has protein sequence MHDAEVQGADTASARTWSPLGGVFIAVALACAIGAAAVVWRHLGQRHDEQLNAHLASHSAEVVLTVRERFQSYRMLLRGGQAFMRSRDDFDFLAWRTYLQRLSFQEEFPGVQGIGFAQWIQPGQLEAHLRAMREFAGDDYRVWPEGQRALLSSIVVLEPADWRNARAIGYDMYSEPIRREAMDRAVQSGDAALSGKTILVQETESDVQAGVLLYMPLFADGMPIASEAERWAALRGWVYMPFRMTSLMRQMLDQHPGQIRLQVFDRATAAESLLYDSHAGMPESASRPVSAEHVSLGGTEWIIRLHALSSFDAEPDIRQAEFVSVVLVGVLLVVTALFFAVTRERATRLARTTESLRRSEAKYSTLVNLAHDGIAATDAEFRLTFVNPGFIELVGREESSLIGRTLDELWVDGGGESREAMLARLGEGKSRHYEVRLKRGDGRQLTVLASLAPLKDGWGQTKGAIALLSDITERKDAERRIAHMATHDILTGAVNRLMFGELLGYALVQARRSGHRFALLFIDLDHFKRVNDDFGHHVGDMLLCEAVRRMQGSIRSSDALGRRGGDEFVVLLPEIVGDTDAEIVAEKIRSALEKPFMFEGREVRISSSIGIALYPEDGKDEHELMCRADEAMYRAKLGGRNRACRVR, from the coding sequence ATGCACGATGCCGAAGTTCAGGGCGCCGATACCGCATCGGCGCGCACCTGGTCGCCGCTGGGGGGGGTATTCATCGCAGTGGCTCTCGCCTGTGCGATCGGTGCAGCCGCCGTCGTCTGGCGCCATCTCGGGCAACGGCATGACGAACAGCTGAATGCGCACCTGGCGAGCCATTCCGCGGAAGTCGTCCTGACGGTTCGGGAGCGGTTTCAGTCCTATCGCATGTTGTTGCGCGGCGGCCAGGCGTTCATGAGGTCGCGCGACGATTTTGATTTTCTTGCATGGCGGACCTACCTGCAGCGGCTGTCCTTCCAGGAAGAGTTTCCAGGGGTCCAGGGGATCGGGTTCGCGCAATGGATCCAGCCGGGGCAGCTCGAGGCACACTTGCGGGCCATGCGCGAATTTGCGGGCGACGACTATCGGGTATGGCCTGAGGGGCAGAGGGCATTGCTGAGCAGCATTGTCGTGCTGGAGCCCGCCGACTGGCGCAATGCCCGCGCGATCGGATACGACATGTATTCCGAGCCGATCAGGCGCGAGGCGATGGACCGGGCCGTTCAGTCCGGCGACGCCGCACTGAGCGGGAAGACGATTCTCGTTCAGGAAACGGAATCGGATGTGCAGGCGGGGGTATTGCTCTACATGCCGTTGTTCGCGGACGGGATGCCGATCGCAAGCGAGGCCGAGCGCTGGGCGGCGCTTCGGGGATGGGTCTACATGCCTTTTCGCATGACCAGCCTGATGCGCCAGATGCTGGACCAGCATCCGGGCCAGATACGTCTGCAAGTGTTCGACCGCGCCACCGCTGCGGAAAGTCTGCTCTACGACAGCCATGCGGGAATGCCGGAATCCGCCTCTCGTCCGGTCAGTGCCGAGCATGTTTCACTCGGCGGGACCGAATGGATCATCCGGCTCCACGCACTGTCGTCCTTCGATGCCGAACCTGACATTCGTCAGGCCGAGTTCGTGTCGGTCGTGCTGGTCGGCGTGCTGCTCGTGGTGACCGCGCTGTTCTTTGCCGTCACCCGCGAGCGGGCGACCCGCCTGGCGCGGACGACCGAATCGCTACGCCGCAGCGAGGCGAAATACAGCACGCTCGTGAACCTTGCGCATGACGGCATCGCGGCAACCGATGCGGAGTTCAGGCTGACGTTCGTCAATCCGGGGTTCATCGAGCTCGTTGGGCGCGAAGAGTCGAGTTTGATCGGCCGCACGCTGGACGAGCTGTGGGTCGATGGCGGCGGCGAAAGTCGCGAAGCCATGCTCGCCCGCCTCGGTGAAGGGAAGAGCAGGCACTACGAGGTCCGACTGAAGCGCGGCGACGGCCGGCAGCTGACCGTTCTTGCGTCGCTGGCGCCGCTTAAGGATGGCTGGGGCCAGACGAAAGGTGCAATCGCCCTGCTGTCGGACATCACCGAGCGCAAGGACGCGGAGCGACGCATTGCGCACATGGCCACCCACGACATCCTCACGGGAGCGGTCAATCGGCTGATGTTTGGCGAACTGCTCGGTTATGCCCTCGTTCAGGCGCGTCGCTCGGGTCATCGGTTCGCACTGCTGTTCATCGACCTCGACCACTTCAAGCGGGTCAACGACGATTTCGGGCATCATGTCGGTGACATGCTGCTGTGCGAAGCCGTGCGGCGCATGCAGGGCTCGATCCGGTCGTCGGACGCGCTCGGGCGGCGTGGCGGGGATGAATTCGTCGTGTTGCTGCCTGAAATCGTCGGCGACACGGATGCCGAGATCGTCGCGGAGAAGATCCGCAGCGCGCTCGAAAAGCCGTTCATGTTCGAGGGGCGCGAAGTGCGCATTTCGTCGAGCATTGGTATCGCGCTCTATCCCGAGGATGGCAAGGACGAGCATGAGCTGATGTGTCGTGCCGACGAGGCCATGTACCGGGCGAAACTCGGCGGTCGCAATCGCGCATGCCGGGTGCGTTAG
- a CDS encoding lipocalin-like domain-containing protein produces the protein MGWRRIPHLLAFALCGALAASVADAAPDFPPVLPGAVLRFPSDGGAHPDYRTEWWYVTGWITDERGVERGFQVTFFRVRTGIGEDNPSRFAPRQLVLAHAAIADPAAGRLRHAERSERALEPLAGADPGETRVWIRDWQLAWTQDHYRSRVDAESFAFDLRFDPSGPPVLNGDNGFSQKAPDPKHASHYYSRPQLAVSGSLRVDGSTVPVTGRAWLDHEWSSELLPEGARGWDWIGINLHDGRSLMAFRMRDERGESMWSAGTLHAADGETRVLRSGQVAFTPQRRWRSPRTGAEYAVEWTIDIDGRRLELRPLMDDQELDSRRSTGAVYWEGAVRLFDSGREIGRGYLEMTGYTERLRM, from the coding sequence ATGGGCTGGCGGCGCATCCCGCATTTGCTCGCGTTCGCCTTGTGCGGAGCGCTGGCCGCCTCGGTAGCGGACGCCGCGCCTGACTTCCCGCCCGTGCTACCCGGAGCGGTGCTGCGTTTTCCGTCGGATGGCGGCGCACATCCCGACTACCGGACCGAGTGGTGGTATGTCACCGGCTGGATCACCGACGAACGAGGTGTCGAGCGCGGCTTCCAGGTCACTTTCTTCCGCGTCCGCACCGGCATAGGCGAGGACAATCCGAGCCGCTTCGCGCCGCGCCAGCTCGTGCTCGCGCACGCGGCAATCGCCGACCCCGCCGCGGGGCGATTGCGTCACGCCGAACGCAGCGAACGCGCACTGGAACCGCTTGCCGGTGCCGATCCCGGCGAGACGCGGGTATGGATCCGCGACTGGCAGCTCGCATGGACGCAGGATCACTATCGCAGCCGCGTCGATGCGGAGTCTTTCGCCTTCGACCTGCGTTTCGACCCGTCCGGTCCTCCCGTGCTCAATGGCGACAACGGTTTCAGCCAGAAGGCGCCCGATCCGAAGCACGCCAGCCATTACTACAGCCGCCCACAGCTTGCGGTCAGCGGCTCGCTGCGCGTGGATGGCAGCACGGTGCCGGTGACTGGCCGGGCCTGGCTGGACCACGAGTGGTCCAGCGAACTGCTGCCCGAGGGAGCGCGAGGCTGGGACTGGATCGGCATCAACCTGCACGACGGCCGTTCGCTGATGGCCTTCCGCATGCGCGACGAGCGCGGTGAATCAATGTGGTCGGCCGGCACGTTGCATGCGGCCGACGGAGAAACCCGTGTCCTGCGGTCCGGGCAGGTGGCATTCACGCCGCAGCGGCGCTGGCGCTCGCCACGCACCGGCGCCGAGTATGCGGTCGAATGGACCATCGACATCGACGGCCGCCGCCTCGAGCTGCGCCCGCTGATGGACGACCAGGAACTCGACAGCCGACGCTCGACCGGCGCGGTGTATTGGGAAGGCGCGGTACGGCTCTTCGACTCGGGCCGCGAGATCGGGCGAGGTTACCTTGAGATGACGGGCTACACCGAACGCCTGCGGATGTGA
- the ettA gene encoding energy-dependent translational throttle protein EttA, with product MAQYVMSMLRVSKVVPPKRQIIKDISLSFFPGAKIGLLGLNGSGKSTVLRIMAGADKEYEGEVQHLAGIRIGYLPQEPQLDPIKTVKEEVESGLGEIVEARTKLEEIYAAYAEPDADFDKLAEEQAKYENILATAGSDIENQMEIAADALRLPAWDAIVGNLSGGEKRRVALCKLLLSRPDMLLLDEPTNHLDAESVEWLEQFLTRFPGTVVAVTHDRYFLDNAAEWILELDRGHGIPWKGNYSSWLEQKEERLEQEQKQIDAHMKAMKTELEWARSNPKARQAKSKARLARYEEMATVEYQKRNETQEIFIPPGERLGDKVIEFNGVTKAFGDKLLMDKVSFSIPPGAIVGVIGPNGAGKSTLFKMIEGRDQPDAGEITIGSTVKLAAVDQSREGLANDKTVFEAISDGADVLTVGRFEMPSRAYIGRFNFKGGDQQKLVGNLSGGERGRLHLAKTLISGGNVLLLDEPSNDLDVETLRALEDALLEFAGCALIISHDRWFLDRICTHILAAEGDSQWTFFAGNYQEYEEDKKKRLGEEGAKPKRIRYKPITR from the coding sequence ATGGCCCAATACGTAATGTCGATGCTCCGAGTGAGCAAAGTGGTGCCGCCCAAGCGGCAGATCATCAAGGATATTTCGCTGTCGTTCTTCCCCGGCGCCAAGATCGGCCTGCTCGGCCTGAACGGCTCCGGCAAGTCGACGGTGCTGCGCATCATGGCGGGCGCCGACAAGGAATACGAAGGCGAGGTCCAACACCTCGCGGGCATCCGCATCGGCTACCTGCCGCAGGAACCGCAGCTCGACCCCATCAAGACGGTCAAGGAAGAGGTCGAATCCGGCCTGGGCGAGATCGTCGAGGCGCGCACGAAGCTCGAGGAGATCTATGCCGCCTACGCCGAGCCGGACGCGGACTTCGACAAGCTCGCCGAGGAACAGGCGAAGTACGAGAACATCCTCGCCACCGCCGGCTCCGACATCGAGAACCAGATGGAGATCGCCGCCGATGCGCTTCGCCTGCCTGCGTGGGATGCGATCGTCGGTAATCTCTCCGGCGGCGAGAAGCGCCGCGTGGCGCTGTGCAAACTGCTCCTCTCCAGGCCCGACATGCTGCTGCTGGACGAGCCGACCAACCACCTCGACGCGGAGTCCGTTGAGTGGCTGGAGCAGTTCCTGACGCGCTTCCCCGGCACCGTCGTCGCCGTCACGCACGATCGCTACTTCCTCGACAACGCCGCCGAGTGGATCCTGGAACTCGACCGCGGCCACGGCATCCCGTGGAAGGGCAACTACTCTTCCTGGCTGGAGCAGAAGGAAGAGCGCCTGGAACAGGAGCAGAAGCAGATCGACGCGCACATGAAGGCGATGAAGACCGAACTGGAGTGGGCGCGTTCGAATCCCAAGGCCCGCCAGGCGAAATCCAAGGCCCGCCTCGCACGCTACGAGGAAATGGCCACCGTCGAGTACCAGAAGCGCAACGAGACGCAGGAAATCTTCATCCCGCCCGGCGAGCGCCTCGGCGACAAGGTCATCGAGTTCAACGGCGTGACCAAGGCCTTCGGCGACAAGCTGCTGATGGACAAAGTCAGCTTCAGCATCCCGCCCGGCGCAATCGTCGGCGTGATCGGCCCCAACGGCGCCGGCAAGTCGACCCTCTTCAAGATGATCGAAGGCCGCGACCAGCCCGATGCGGGTGAAATCACGATAGGCTCCACCGTGAAGCTTGCGGCGGTAGATCAGTCACGCGAAGGACTCGCGAACGACAAGACGGTGTTCGAGGCGATCTCGGACGGCGCGGACGTGCTGACCGTCGGCCGCTTCGAGATGCCGAGCCGGGCGTACATCGGCCGCTTCAACTTCAAGGGCGGCGACCAGCAGAAGCTCGTCGGCAACCTCTCCGGCGGTGAGCGCGGCCGCCTGCACCTGGCCAAGACACTGATTTCGGGCGGCAACGTGCTGCTCCTCGACGAACCGTCCAACGATCTCGACGTCGAAACGCTGCGCGCACTGGAAGACGCGCTGCTCGAGTTCGCCGGTTGTGCGCTGATCATCAGCCACGATCGCTGGTTCCTCGATCGCATCTGCACGCACATCCTCGCGGCGGAAGGCGACTCGCAGTGGACCTTCTTCGCGGGCAACTATCAGGAGTACGAGGAAGACAAGAAGAAGCGGTTGGGTGAAGAAGGCGCGAAGCCGAAGCGCATCCGCTACAAGCCAATCACCCGCTGA